A section of the Myxococcus virescens genome encodes:
- a CDS encoding choice-of-anchor X domain-containing protein: protein MTPTGTVSAPASRMRRALWAIPLIPLVLGGVGWWWMEAGAGPESSGEDGAWEASSPSGMPNPAPRKSGGGMGGPTGRVPGVAVQDPARSPEEAERDARRQLWAQRLERAKQTLESYMKATRYPPESRPASEHPDQMEMAEPERTRPLNKDGSDIQLRLKQDRVFVVGDEVVHFFVGCEDARRMPRPCQVVSASAHEAEHMPGAGGMPAVPLVFSDDGAAGDALSGDGTFTGRFQPSKQGFPIYSGTLRVDVQVRSGGAEGTAFFDIMYTPSPPALFTGRVREVLEQGSLQLYLGIQVQKAGRYVVAGRVDDESGMPFAHVSFNEELKRGEQEVKLTIAGNLVLDEVPTFPLKLRDVEGFLLKERGDPDRELMTSLRGYVHTTNDYPSTSFSAAEWQSPERRRYLDELNREVIEAQTYLDGIDQEEAPPRP, encoded by the coding sequence ATGACTCCGACTGGCACCGTTTCCGCCCCCGCGTCCCGGATGCGCCGCGCCCTGTGGGCCATTCCCCTCATCCCGCTGGTGCTGGGGGGCGTGGGGTGGTGGTGGATGGAAGCAGGTGCCGGCCCGGAGTCCTCCGGCGAGGATGGTGCATGGGAAGCGTCCTCGCCGTCTGGAATGCCGAACCCCGCGCCGCGGAAGTCGGGAGGCGGCATGGGCGGGCCGACGGGGCGCGTGCCAGGAGTGGCCGTGCAGGACCCGGCCCGCAGCCCGGAGGAAGCGGAGCGGGACGCGCGGCGCCAGTTGTGGGCGCAGCGGCTGGAGCGCGCGAAGCAGACGCTGGAGTCGTACATGAAGGCGACGCGCTATCCGCCGGAGTCGCGTCCCGCCAGTGAGCACCCGGACCAGATGGAGATGGCGGAGCCGGAGCGCACGCGCCCGCTGAACAAGGACGGCTCCGACATCCAACTCAGGCTGAAGCAGGACCGCGTCTTCGTCGTCGGCGACGAGGTGGTGCACTTCTTCGTCGGCTGCGAGGACGCGCGCCGCATGCCCAGGCCCTGCCAGGTGGTGTCCGCCTCCGCGCACGAGGCCGAGCACATGCCTGGCGCGGGTGGCATGCCGGCGGTCCCCCTCGTCTTCTCGGACGACGGCGCCGCGGGCGACGCGCTCTCCGGAGATGGCACCTTCACCGGGCGCTTCCAGCCGTCGAAGCAGGGGTTCCCCATCTATTCAGGCACGCTGCGCGTGGACGTGCAGGTGCGCTCGGGAGGCGCGGAGGGCACCGCGTTCTTCGACATCATGTACACGCCGTCGCCTCCGGCGCTCTTCACGGGCCGGGTGCGGGAGGTGCTGGAGCAAGGCTCGCTTCAGCTCTACCTCGGGATTCAGGTCCAGAAGGCCGGACGGTACGTGGTGGCGGGCCGCGTGGATGACGAGAGCGGCATGCCCTTCGCGCACGTGTCCTTCAACGAGGAGCTGAAGCGCGGCGAGCAGGAGGTGAAGCTCACCATCGCCGGCAACCTGGTGCTGGACGAAGTGCCCACCTTCCCCCTGAAGCTGCGCGACGTGGAGGGCTTCCTCCTCAAGGAGCGGGGAGACCCGGATCGCGAGCTGATGACGAGCTTGCGTGGGTACGTGCACACCACGAATGACTATCCCTCCACGTCCTTCTCCGCCGCGGAGTGGCAGAGTCCGGAGCGGCGGCGCTATCTGGACGAGCTGAACCGGGAGGTCATCGAGGCGCAGACGTACCTCGACGGCATCGACCAGGAAGAAGCGCCGCCCAGGCCGTGA
- a CDS encoding aminotransferase class I/II-fold pyridoxal phosphate-dependent enzyme, translated as MRIPDFKLERYFARWEFAAPYLLCSSDIEGWRMADLLALAGPDERARWEGLTLGYTESTGLPALREEIAALYPGLSPEQVLTFAGAEEALFVLINVLLGPGDHAVVTWPGYQSLHEVARATGADVTLLRLCEEDGWALDLDALRRALTPQTRLLVVNFPHNPTGALLDRATFDALCELSRERGIHLLSDEVYRLLEYDTRDTLPPAASHTPHGISLGVMSKAFGLAGLRVGWLACRDVELLRRCAAYKDYTTICNSAPSEVLSLIALRAKARVLARSRELLAANLSLLDGFFARHPDTFRWVRPRAGSVAFPRLLRETPVARFTEELREREGVLLLPGDVYDFPGNHFRLGLGRTNLPDALERLERYVVDTSR; from the coding sequence ATGCGCATCCCCGACTTCAAGCTGGAGCGGTACTTCGCGCGCTGGGAGTTCGCGGCGCCGTACCTGCTGTGTTCCTCGGACATCGAGGGCTGGCGGATGGCGGACTTGCTGGCGCTCGCCGGCCCGGACGAGCGGGCCCGCTGGGAGGGGCTGACGCTGGGCTACACCGAATCCACCGGCCTGCCCGCGCTGCGCGAGGAGATTGCCGCCCTGTACCCCGGGCTCTCTCCGGAGCAGGTGCTCACCTTCGCCGGCGCGGAGGAGGCGCTCTTCGTCCTGATCAACGTGCTGCTGGGCCCCGGGGACCACGCCGTCGTCACCTGGCCGGGCTACCAGTCCCTGCACGAGGTGGCGCGCGCCACGGGCGCGGACGTGACGCTGCTGCGCCTGTGCGAGGAGGACGGCTGGGCATTGGACTTGGATGCGCTGCGCCGCGCGCTGACGCCCCAGACGCGGCTGCTGGTGGTGAACTTCCCCCACAACCCCACGGGCGCGTTGTTGGACCGGGCCACCTTCGACGCGCTGTGCGAGCTGTCGCGCGAGCGTGGCATCCACCTGCTGTCTGACGAGGTGTACCGGCTGCTGGAGTACGACACGCGCGACACGTTGCCGCCCGCGGCCAGCCACACGCCGCACGGCATCAGCCTGGGGGTGATGTCCAAGGCCTTCGGACTGGCGGGGCTGCGCGTGGGGTGGCTGGCCTGCCGTGACGTGGAGCTCTTGCGGCGCTGCGCGGCCTACAAGGACTACACGACCATCTGCAACAGCGCGCCCAGCGAGGTGCTGTCACTCATCGCGCTGCGCGCGAAGGCGCGGGTGCTGGCGCGCAGCCGGGAGCTGCTCGCGGCGAACCTCTCCCTGTTGGATGGCTTCTTCGCGCGGCACCCGGACACCTTCCGGTGGGTGCGCCCGCGCGCGGGCAGCGTGGCTTTTCCCAGGCTGCTGCGTGAGACGCCCGTGGCCCGCTTCACCGAGGAATTGCGCGAGCGCGAAGGCGTGCTGCTGCTGCCCGGAGACGTCTACGACTTCCCCGGCAACCACTTCCGCCTGGGGCTGGGCCGTACGAATCTGCCCGACGCGCTGGAACGACTGGAGCGCTACGTGGTCGACACATCGCGTTGA
- a CDS encoding peroxiredoxin family protein translates to MPTLDIPITLLDPDGGWINMPVHVSELDELPVLLHFFSAKQRGADEDIDAVKRIIAEYGARGLKVISVDVTHSDKELRDTNAVEAFARKHGLYHPIAVDDGSMARAYDVADTPAWLVFDADSGRLRHHFSGKNASPHVRQVLERFIQASAAAPSPAP, encoded by the coding sequence ATGCCCACGCTCGACATTCCCATCACCCTGCTGGACCCGGACGGTGGGTGGATCAACATGCCCGTCCATGTCTCGGAGCTGGATGAGCTCCCCGTCCTCCTCCACTTCTTCTCCGCCAAGCAGCGCGGCGCTGACGAGGACATCGACGCGGTGAAGCGCATCATCGCGGAGTACGGTGCGCGGGGGCTGAAGGTCATCAGCGTGGATGTCACCCACTCCGACAAGGAGCTGCGGGACACCAACGCAGTGGAGGCCTTCGCGCGAAAGCACGGGCTCTACCACCCCATCGCCGTGGATGACGGCTCCATGGCGCGGGCCTACGACGTGGCGGACACGCCCGCGTGGCTCGTGTTCGACGCGGACTCCGGCCGGCTGCGCCACCACTTCTCCGGAAAGAACGCGTCCCCCCACGTGCGGCAGGTGCTGGAGCGCTTCATCCAGGCCAGCGCCGCGGCCCCCTCACCCGCCCCCTGA
- a CDS encoding SDR family NAD(P)-dependent oxidoreductase, with the protein MPAHRKDSDSSRISLGTVAAAGIGAALGLRRILRSRFQFKDSTVLITGGSRGLGLVLARQLLKEEARVAICGRDEQTLERAREELERTGGEVYAIPCDVRDPVQVEAMVSAIHERWGAVDVLINNAGVIQVGPLESMTLEDFQEAIDTHLWAPLYTTLAVLPEMKRRGKGRIVNIASVGGKVSVPHLVPYSASKFALVGLSDGLRAELRQDGIVVTTVCPGLMRTGSPRNAYFKGNHEAEYAWFATGDSLPLTSLSAEQAARKILDACRRGDAEALLGAPAKLAAVGRALAPSLTATLTAWANRFMPQDSSQDRYSGSQSETPLTQSWLTELTRRAAERNNETEVPLH; encoded by the coding sequence ATGCCAGCTCACCGCAAGGATTCTGACTCGTCCCGCATCTCGCTCGGCACCGTGGCCGCGGCCGGCATCGGCGCGGCGCTGGGACTGCGCCGCATCCTCCGCTCCCGATTCCAATTCAAGGACAGCACCGTCCTCATCACTGGCGGCTCTCGCGGCCTGGGGCTGGTGCTGGCGCGACAGCTCCTGAAGGAAGAGGCCCGGGTGGCCATCTGCGGCCGGGACGAGCAGACGCTGGAGCGGGCCCGCGAGGAACTGGAGCGCACCGGCGGCGAGGTCTACGCCATCCCCTGCGACGTGCGAGATCCGGTGCAGGTGGAGGCCATGGTCTCCGCCATCCACGAACGCTGGGGCGCGGTGGACGTGCTCATCAACAACGCCGGCGTCATCCAGGTGGGACCGCTGGAGTCCATGACGCTGGAGGACTTCCAGGAGGCCATCGACACACACCTGTGGGCGCCGCTGTACACCACGCTGGCCGTGCTGCCGGAGATGAAGCGGCGCGGAAAGGGGCGCATCGTCAACATCGCCTCCGTGGGCGGAAAGGTGAGCGTCCCCCACCTGGTGCCGTATTCGGCCAGCAAGTTCGCGCTGGTGGGCCTGTCGGACGGCCTTCGCGCGGAGCTGCGCCAGGACGGCATCGTCGTCACCACGGTGTGCCCGGGGCTGATGCGCACGGGCAGCCCGCGCAACGCGTACTTCAAGGGCAACCACGAGGCGGAGTACGCGTGGTTCGCCACCGGGGACTCCCTGCCCCTCACCTCGCTGAGCGCTGAACAGGCCGCACGCAAGATTCTGGACGCGTGCCGGCGGGGTGACGCCGAGGCACTGCTGGGCGCACCGGCGAAGCTGGCCGCCGTGGGCCGCGCGCTGGCCCCCAGCCTGACGGCCACCCTCACCGCCTGGGCCAACCGCTTCATGCCCCAGGACAGCAGCCAGGACCGCTATAGCGGCAGCCAGAGCGAGACGCCGCTGACCCAGTCCTGGCTCACCGAGCTGACGCGGCGCGCGGCCGAGCGCAACAACGAGACCGAGGTGCCGCTGCACTGA
- a CDS encoding MJ1255/VC2487 family glycosyltransferase encodes MRILYGVVGEGMGHATRSRVLLEELTKEHEVHIVVSGRAQDYLAKRFQNVHGIWGLTLAYEGNSVKKWQTVLQNLTGAVKGWPQNIRQYFELVDGFRPDVVVSDFESFSYMFARNHRLPVISVDNMQVINRCKHEPALLAGHEDSFETSRAIVKAKLPGAFHYLVTTFFYPELRKRRTTLAPSILRPEILEAKSEPGEHLLVYQTSTTNTALPDILKAAGIPCRVYGLRRDITEDLVDGNLTYRPFSEKGFIDDLRTARGVVASGGFTLMSEAVYLRKPVLSVPLEGQFEQVINALYLEQLGYGMYVKALTVDAVKEFLARVPRCQQALQGYEQDGNTRMLAALREQLALAYEHRGHWAMERAQD; translated from the coding sequence ATGCGAATCCTCTACGGTGTCGTCGGCGAAGGAATGGGCCATGCGACGCGCTCCCGCGTCCTCCTCGAGGAACTGACGAAGGAGCACGAGGTCCACATCGTCGTCTCCGGCCGGGCCCAGGACTACCTGGCCAAACGCTTCCAGAACGTGCACGGCATCTGGGGGCTGACGCTCGCGTACGAGGGCAACTCGGTGAAGAAGTGGCAGACGGTGCTGCAGAACCTCACGGGCGCCGTGAAGGGCTGGCCGCAGAACATCCGCCAGTACTTCGAGCTGGTGGACGGCTTCCGCCCGGACGTGGTGGTGAGCGACTTCGAGTCGTTCAGCTACATGTTCGCCCGGAATCACCGGCTGCCCGTCATCAGCGTGGACAACATGCAGGTCATCAACCGGTGCAAGCACGAGCCGGCGCTGCTGGCGGGCCACGAGGACAGCTTCGAGACGTCGCGCGCCATCGTGAAGGCGAAGCTGCCGGGGGCCTTCCACTACCTGGTCACCACGTTCTTCTACCCGGAGCTCCGCAAGCGGCGCACCACGCTCGCCCCGTCGATTCTGCGCCCCGAAATCCTGGAGGCGAAGTCCGAGCCCGGTGAGCACCTGCTCGTGTACCAGACGTCGACGACGAACACGGCGCTGCCGGACATCCTCAAGGCCGCGGGCATCCCCTGCCGCGTGTACGGGCTGCGCCGCGACATCACCGAGGACCTGGTGGACGGCAACCTCACGTACCGGCCCTTCAGTGAAAAGGGCTTCATCGATGACCTGCGCACCGCGCGGGGCGTGGTGGCCAGCGGCGGCTTCACGCTGATGAGCGAGGCGGTGTACCTGCGCAAGCCGGTGCTGAGCGTGCCGCTGGAGGGGCAGTTCGAGCAGGTCATCAACGCGCTGTACCTGGAGCAGCTGGGGTACGGCATGTACGTGAAGGCGCTGACGGTGGACGCGGTGAAGGAGTTCCTCGCGCGCGTGCCCCGCTGCCAGCAGGCGCTCCAGGGGTACGAGCAGGACGGCAACACGCGGATGCTGGCCGCCCTGCGCGAACAGCTGGCCCTGGCCTACGAGCACCGTGGCCACTGGGCCATGGAGCGGGCGCAGGACTAG
- a CDS encoding LysR family transcriptional regulator: protein MQLESLKMFCDVVETGSFSRAAQLNHVTQSAVSQQIRALENRYEQKLLSRSARQVTPTPAGERLFRGCKEILARFAEVEQEIREQAAEVAGTTTVSTIYSVGLHELNSVQKQLLKSHPKVNMRLNYRRNDQVYDDVILGAAEIGIVAYPQPRAGVDILPFRDDKLSVVCAPGHPFATKQKVSLTALSGVPFIAFDREAPTRKALDRLFREKSIDINPVMEMDNVETIKRAVEMGLGVAILPMSTAQGEVKGGTLVAKPFAEGPVSRPIGLLIRKGKYLDRASAAVLEAFKAASNLPPADEAERQ from the coding sequence ATGCAGCTCGAATCCTTGAAGATGTTCTGCGACGTGGTCGAGACAGGCTCATTCTCCCGCGCCGCGCAGCTCAACCACGTCACGCAATCCGCGGTGAGCCAGCAGATTCGCGCGCTGGAGAACCGGTACGAGCAGAAGCTGCTGTCGCGCAGCGCGCGCCAGGTGACGCCGACGCCGGCCGGGGAGCGGCTGTTCCGCGGGTGCAAGGAAATCCTCGCCCGCTTCGCCGAAGTGGAGCAGGAGATTCGTGAGCAGGCCGCCGAGGTGGCGGGCACCACCACGGTCTCCACCATCTACTCGGTGGGGCTGCACGAGCTGAACTCGGTGCAGAAGCAGCTGCTCAAGTCGCACCCCAAGGTGAACATGCGCCTGAACTACCGGCGCAACGACCAGGTGTACGACGACGTGATTCTGGGCGCGGCGGAGATTGGCATCGTCGCCTATCCGCAGCCCCGCGCGGGCGTGGACATCCTCCCCTTCCGCGACGACAAGCTGTCGGTCGTCTGCGCCCCCGGCCACCCCTTCGCCACGAAGCAGAAGGTGAGCCTCACCGCGCTGTCGGGCGTGCCCTTCATCGCGTTCGACCGCGAGGCACCCACGCGCAAGGCGCTGGACCGGCTCTTCCGTGAGAAGAGCATCGACATCAACCCGGTGATGGAGATGGACAACGTGGAGACCATCAAGCGGGCGGTGGAGATGGGCCTGGGCGTGGCCATCCTCCCCATGTCCACGGCACAGGGCGAGGTGAAGGGCGGCACCCTGGTGGCCAAGCCCTTCGCGGAGGGGCCGGTGTCACGCCCCATTGGCCTGCTCATCCGCAAGGGCAAGTACCTGGACCGCGCATCCGCCGCGGTGTTGGAGGCGTTCAAGGCCGCCTCCAACCTGCCGCCCGCCGACGAAGCGGAGCGTCAGTAG
- the rsmB gene encoding 16S rRNA (cytosine(967)-C(5))-methyltransferase RsmB, which translates to MNARALAIQVLARVRATDAYLNVVLDTQLSESPPKDPRDAALVTELTYGATRRQLALDYAITRFADRKLDALEDKVLAALRIGAYQIFHTRVPARAAVAETVQALKEVGLTRAAGFTNAILRKLAALPAPPLPPASDVALHLSVRESHPQWLVERWLRQFGRERAEAMLVADNQAPAVVVRANTAKVTRDALLAQLQEMGVDAKATTVSPVGITLPSVGRVEDVYGYAEGLWQVQDEAAQLVGVYGAIPETARVLDACAAPGGKSCHQAQSHDVVAVDLHAHKLRKIEAEARRLGLQPRLKAYAHDAAEPFPEEWGEFHAFLVDAPCSGLGTLRRHPELRYRRKEEDIARLATLQRRILENCQDAVPPGGLLVYAVCTMEPQEGQDQVEMFLRSHPEWTAEPPVLPGLKLPLSQAYLRTLPGPEGFDGFFAARLRKLY; encoded by the coding sequence ATGAACGCCCGCGCACTCGCCATCCAGGTCCTCGCGCGCGTCCGCGCGACGGATGCCTACCTCAACGTCGTATTGGACACGCAGCTGTCCGAGTCGCCGCCGAAGGACCCGCGCGACGCGGCGCTCGTCACCGAGCTGACCTACGGCGCCACCCGGCGGCAGCTCGCGCTGGACTACGCGATTACCCGCTTCGCCGACCGCAAGCTGGACGCGCTGGAGGACAAGGTGCTGGCGGCCCTCCGCATCGGCGCCTACCAGATATTCCACACCCGCGTGCCGGCCCGCGCCGCGGTGGCGGAGACGGTGCAGGCCCTGAAGGAAGTGGGGCTGACGCGCGCGGCGGGCTTCACCAACGCCATCCTCCGCAAGCTGGCGGCCCTGCCCGCGCCGCCGCTGCCGCCCGCGTCTGACGTGGCGCTGCACCTGTCGGTGCGGGAGAGCCATCCCCAGTGGCTGGTGGAGCGTTGGCTGCGCCAGTTCGGCCGCGAGCGCGCCGAAGCGATGCTGGTGGCCGACAACCAGGCGCCCGCGGTGGTGGTGCGCGCCAACACCGCGAAGGTGACGCGCGACGCGCTGCTCGCCCAACTCCAGGAGATGGGCGTGGACGCGAAGGCGACCACCGTGTCGCCGGTGGGCATCACGCTGCCGTCCGTGGGCCGCGTGGAGGACGTGTACGGCTACGCGGAGGGCCTGTGGCAGGTGCAGGACGAGGCCGCGCAGCTCGTGGGCGTCTACGGGGCGATTCCGGAGACGGCGCGCGTGCTGGACGCGTGCGCCGCGCCGGGCGGCAAGTCCTGTCACCAGGCGCAGTCCCATGACGTGGTGGCGGTGGACCTCCACGCGCACAAGCTGCGGAAGATTGAAGCGGAGGCCCGGCGCCTGGGCCTGCAGCCGCGCCTGAAGGCCTACGCGCACGACGCCGCGGAGCCCTTCCCGGAAGAGTGGGGGGAGTTCCACGCGTTCCTGGTGGATGCGCCGTGTTCAGGGCTGGGCACGCTGCGCCGCCACCCGGAGCTGCGCTACCGCCGCAAGGAGGAGGACATCGCCCGGCTGGCCACGCTCCAGCGGCGCATCCTGGAGAACTGCCAGGATGCGGTGCCGCCCGGGGGGCTGCTCGTGTACGCGGTGTGCACCATGGAGCCGCAGGAGGGGCAGGACCAGGTGGAGATGTTCCTGCGCAGCCACCCGGAGTGGACGGCCGAGCCACCCGTGCTGCCCGGCCTCAAGCTGCCGTTGTCCCAGGCGTACCTGCGCACGCTGCCGGGACCGGAGGGCTTCGACGGGTTCTTCGCCGCGCGCCTCCGAAAGCTCTACTGA
- a CDS encoding type II 3-dehydroquinate dehydratase, which yields MRLLVLHGPNLNLLGVRDGSSGGRLEDLDAALHARAEALGQALTVVQSNHEGDLLDALGAELEELDGIIINPAGLFGSYCLKEGLEAAGLPAIEVLLKPPARESVVGEACVLQIHGGPGFEPYLQALETFGSGVFTTEKPESKKPLGKKKGSSPKGAKVTPITVLKRAARKEGSSETAKSLARAVKTAGPTKTLGRKLAPVEDLRAARQAKTLGRGGGKGLTPAADLLTRALVRQKISDRLSGRLSAAELATWARSQYQAVQRGAPAENGHRELLEESLQSLTLSNLPATRLSDEQLVDLLTRLDEG from the coding sequence ATGAGACTGCTGGTACTGCACGGACCCAACCTGAACCTGCTGGGCGTGCGGGATGGCTCGTCCGGGGGGCGGCTGGAGGACCTGGACGCGGCGCTGCACGCGCGGGCGGAGGCGCTGGGGCAGGCGCTGACGGTGGTGCAGTCCAACCACGAAGGCGACCTGCTGGACGCGCTCGGCGCGGAGCTGGAGGAGCTGGACGGCATCATCATCAACCCGGCCGGGCTGTTCGGCTCCTATTGCCTCAAGGAGGGGCTGGAGGCCGCCGGGCTGCCCGCCATCGAGGTGCTGCTCAAGCCGCCGGCGCGCGAGTCCGTGGTGGGTGAGGCCTGCGTGCTCCAGATTCACGGCGGGCCCGGCTTCGAGCCCTACCTCCAGGCCCTGGAGACCTTCGGCAGCGGCGTCTTCACCACGGAGAAGCCGGAGTCGAAGAAGCCCCTGGGGAAGAAGAAGGGGAGCAGCCCCAAGGGCGCGAAGGTCACCCCCATCACCGTGCTCAAGCGCGCCGCGCGCAAGGAGGGCTCGTCGGAGACGGCGAAGTCCCTGGCCCGCGCGGTGAAGACGGCGGGGCCCACGAAGACGCTGGGCCGCAAGCTGGCGCCCGTGGAGGACCTGCGCGCGGCCCGTCAGGCGAAGACGCTGGGGCGCGGCGGCGGCAAGGGGCTCACCCCCGCGGCGGACCTGCTCACGCGCGCGCTGGTGCGCCAGAAGATTTCTGACCGGCTTTCGGGACGGCTCTCCGCCGCCGAGCTGGCCACCTGGGCGCGTTCCCAGTATCAGGCGGTGCAGCGTGGCGCTCCGGCGGAGAATGGCCACCGTGAGCTGCTGGAGGAGAGCCTCCAGAGCCTCACCCTCTCCAACCTGCCCGCGACGCGGCTCTCGGATGAGCAGCTCGTGGACCTCTTGACCCGGCTCGACGAAGGATGA
- the fmt gene encoding methionyl-tRNA formyltransferase, translating to MSRPRIVFMGTPEFAVSSLAACFELGDVVAVVTQPDKPKGRGNTVTAPPVKELALSRGVPVLQPTKLRTPPFAEALRQYAPDVCVVTAYGRILPKDLLELPTHGCVNVHGSLLPRFRGAAPIQWAIAHGDAETGVSLMVMDEGLDTGPVLAMKRMAIAPDETSASLYPKLAALGGEVLREFLPAYLSGELKPVPQPSEGMVLAPIIEKEQGRLDFTKPAVELERRLRAFTPWPGAFTTLGGKLLKVHRAQARGGSGAPGTVLASGPDGIEVACGEGSLVLLDLQPEGKRVMRAADFLQGHKLAPGSQPFVAG from the coding sequence ATGAGCAGACCCCGCATCGTTTTCATGGGCACCCCCGAGTTCGCGGTGTCCTCACTGGCCGCCTGCTTCGAACTGGGAGACGTGGTGGCCGTCGTCACCCAACCCGACAAGCCGAAGGGCCGCGGCAACACGGTGACGGCGCCGCCGGTGAAGGAGCTGGCCCTGTCGCGCGGCGTGCCCGTGCTCCAGCCCACCAAGCTGCGCACGCCGCCCTTCGCGGAGGCGCTGCGCCAGTACGCGCCCGACGTCTGCGTGGTGACGGCCTATGGCCGCATCCTCCCCAAGGATTTGCTGGAGCTGCCCACCCACGGCTGCGTCAACGTGCACGGCTCGCTGCTGCCGCGCTTCCGGGGCGCCGCGCCCATCCAGTGGGCCATTGCCCACGGCGACGCGGAGACGGGTGTGTCGCTGATGGTGATGGATGAAGGATTGGACACCGGTCCGGTGTTGGCGATGAAGCGCATGGCCATTGCCCCGGACGAGACGAGCGCCTCGCTGTACCCGAAGCTGGCCGCGCTGGGCGGCGAGGTGCTGCGCGAGTTCCTGCCGGCCTACCTGAGCGGGGAGCTGAAGCCGGTGCCGCAGCCTTCCGAGGGCATGGTGCTGGCCCCCATCATCGAGAAGGAGCAGGGCCGGTTGGATTTCACGAAGCCCGCGGTGGAGCTGGAGCGGCGCCTGCGGGCCTTCACGCCGTGGCCCGGGGCCTTCACCACGCTGGGCGGAAAGCTGCTGAAGGTCCACCGCGCGCAGGCCAGGGGTGGTAGTGGGGCTCCCGGCACGGTGCTGGCGTCCGGCCCGGACGGCATCGAGGTGGCATGCGGTGAAGGCTCGCTGGTGCTGCTGGACCTCCAGCCAGAAGGCAAGCGGGTGATGCGCGCCGCGGACTTCCTGCAGGGGCACAAGCTGGCGCCGGGCAGCCAGCCCTTCGTCGCGGGCTGA
- a CDS encoding HAMP domain-containing protein — MSDGNQKTVRPSHVRRTYILDRPFQLKYILLLAGIGAGSILVFGLLAHRVHVSSTALGLDGGQTLLWLTAVGALGTAVAMGLFGLVFTHRVAGPVHVMSLYVAALAAGRYPRMRPLRRGDELKQFFDRFTEAVTRIREREADEAYALETVLEALRPVATTPEALEALGTLSALHTRKRQAVDTPTGSTFKSVA, encoded by the coding sequence ATGTCCGATGGCAATCAAAAGACGGTGCGCCCGAGCCACGTCCGCCGGACGTACATCCTGGACCGCCCTTTCCAGCTCAAATACATCCTGCTGCTGGCGGGGATTGGTGCCGGCAGCATCCTCGTGTTCGGGCTGTTGGCGCACCGCGTCCACGTGTCATCCACGGCCCTGGGGCTGGACGGTGGGCAGACGCTGCTGTGGCTGACGGCGGTGGGCGCGCTGGGCACGGCGGTGGCGATGGGCCTCTTCGGCCTCGTCTTCACCCACCGGGTGGCGGGCCCCGTCCACGTCATGAGCCTGTATGTCGCGGCGCTGGCGGCCGGCCGCTATCCCCGGATGCGACCGCTGCGGCGCGGGGACGAGCTCAAGCAGTTCTTCGACCGCTTCACCGAAGCGGTGACGCGCATCCGGGAGCGTGAGGCGGATGAGGCCTACGCGCTGGAGACCGTGCTGGAGGCCCTGCGACCGGTGGCCACCACGCCCGAGGCCCTGGAGGCGCTGGGCACCCTGAGCGCCCTGCACACGCGCAAACGTCAGGCGGTGGACACTCCCACCGGGAGCACCTTCAAGTCCGTGGCCTGA